A region of uncultured Desulfobacter sp. DNA encodes the following proteins:
- a CDS encoding TonB-dependent receptor produces the protein MLHVFPKKTILPLLLLPGLLLFLFLPNMCQSAQNQDLTEFSIEELMDIKVTSVNKKSQRLSDSAAAVFVITREDIKRCGATSIPDALRMVPGVNVARINASKWAINCRGFNSRFSPSLQVLIDGRSVYTPSFSGVYWEVTDVLLEDVERIEVIRGPGATIWGSNAVNGVINIITRRASDTQGGFAQAAAGSVEKNMAAARYGGSMGKDKFWRIYAKHRAMNEFERVSGEDAGDDWQINQAGFRMDAQTSLSDNFTLQGDFYDGRIHQDLYIYSQESPYMAEVPVTTDVSGSNIMGLWTKVLSGTSEMSVQMYYDTMKRSQDILNEDRQNFDAQFQHRFGLGFANDIIWGLRLRQSYDDYSGSKVVYMDPVSTDQLLYSAFIQDEVSLLENKIKLTLGSKFEHNDYTGFEIQPSTRLLWAPSEQHRFWAAVSRATRIPSRVETDAVVYLRGQDVGGAPLYARFVNNKDQEAEILWAWEAGYRFIPQSRLSIDLVLFYNDYENLRIYSPQKSYYFDAENQRYLWDIELSNMSNARSWGAEIAVDLATGKNVKWTLAYSLTCHDFNNDQDYEIDFGFTKHQVSLRGRFDLIQNLTLDVWLRYVGKTNAIYGLSSEDTEIYEIDDYLTLDLRLGWQIRPDLEFFLTGQNLLEDSHLEFVQEAFGYPVEVPRSVYAGLTFNF, from the coding sequence GTGCTCCACGTTTTCCCAAAAAAAACAATTCTGCCTCTGTTACTTCTGCCGGGCCTGCTTCTATTTTTGTTTTTGCCAAACATGTGCCAATCAGCCCAGAACCAGGACCTGACAGAATTTTCCATTGAAGAACTCATGGACATTAAAGTAACGTCTGTAAATAAAAAAAGCCAGCGGCTGTCTGACAGTGCGGCTGCAGTTTTCGTAATCACCCGGGAGGATATCAAGCGCTGCGGGGCCACTAGTATCCCCGATGCCCTGCGCATGGTCCCGGGCGTGAATGTGGCACGGATTAACGCCAGCAAATGGGCAATTAACTGCAGGGGATTTAACAGCCGGTTCTCTCCAAGTCTTCAGGTTCTGATTGACGGACGCAGTGTGTACACCCCCAGTTTTTCAGGTGTTTACTGGGAAGTGACAGATGTGCTTCTTGAGGACGTGGAGCGTATTGAGGTCATTCGTGGCCCCGGGGCCACCATCTGGGGGTCCAATGCGGTCAACGGGGTGATCAATATTATCACCAGGCGGGCCAGTGATACCCAGGGTGGTTTTGCACAGGCTGCTGCGGGATCAGTGGAAAAAAACATGGCAGCCGCAAGATATGGCGGATCCATGGGCAAAGACAAATTCTGGCGAATTTATGCCAAACATCGCGCCATGAATGAGTTTGAACGTGTCTCCGGGGAAGATGCAGGCGATGACTGGCAGATTAATCAGGCCGGTTTCAGAATGGATGCCCAGACCTCTTTGTCCGACAATTTCACCCTCCAGGGGGATTTTTACGACGGTCGCATCCACCAGGATCTCTATATTTACAGTCAGGAGTCGCCATACATGGCAGAGGTTCCCGTCACAACCGATGTATCCGGAAGCAATATCATGGGGCTTTGGACAAAGGTTCTTTCCGGAACATCGGAAATGTCTGTACAGATGTATTATGACACCATGAAACGGTCCCAGGATATTCTCAACGAAGACCGGCAAAACTTTGATGCCCAGTTCCAGCACCGTTTCGGGCTGGGTTTTGCCAACGATATTATCTGGGGACTCAGGCTTCGCCAGTCATATGATGACTATTCCGGCTCAAAAGTTGTGTATATGGATCCGGTCAGCACAGATCAACTTCTGTACTCAGCCTTTATCCAGGATGAGGTCTCTTTACTTGAGAATAAAATCAAACTGACCCTGGGTTCAAAATTTGAACACAACGATTACACTGGTTTTGAAATTCAGCCCTCCACAAGGCTGTTGTGGGCACCGTCTGAACAGCACAGGTTCTGGGCTGCCGTTTCCCGGGCCACCCGGATTCCCTCCCGGGTGGAGACTGATGCCGTGGTCTATCTTCGTGGACAGGATGTCGGCGGCGCCCCTTTATATGCCAGATTCGTAAACAATAAAGACCAGGAGGCAGAAATTCTGTGGGCCTGGGAAGCAGGATACCGTTTTATCCCGCAATCGCGACTCTCCATTGACCTGGTACTATTTTATAATGATTATGAAAATCTAAGAATTTATTCGCCGCAGAAATCCTACTATTTTGACGCAGAAAATCAAAGATATCTCTGGGACATTGAGTTGAGCAACATGTCCAATGCCAGATCCTGGGGAGCAGAAATTGCCGTTGATCTGGCCACAGGCAAAAACGTCAAATGGACCCTGGCCTATTCACTGACATGCCATGATTTTAACAATGACCAAGATTACGAAATCGACTTTGGATTTACCAAACATCAGGTCTCTTTAAGAGGCCGGTTTGATTTGATCCAAAATCTGACCTTGGATGTCTGGCTCAGATATGTGGGTAAAACCAACGCCATCTACGGACTTTCTTCCGAGGATACGGAAATTTATGAAATTGATGATTACTTAACCCTGGACCTTCGCCTGGGATGGCAGATACGGCCAGACCTGGAATTTTTCCTGACAGGCCAGAACCTGCTTGAAGACAGCCACCTTGAATTTGTTCAGGAAGCATTCGGTTACCCTGTGGAAGTCCCCCGCAGTGTTTATGCCGGCCTGACCTTTAATTTTTAA
- a CDS encoding YfiR family protein, translating into MHKIKKIFISAGICPILLSLAWGTVRSQNVEEYTVKAAFVYNFTKLIQWPETTFHSDGDNFKIAVFGDKYLKAYFNAIDGKAIAGRIISIQYPDPNAENYKKDYEKALAESQIIFISRHTRLEQVLRILNDIGDRPVLTIGEDKNFSRAGGIIQFFTRNDHLHFEVNIKTATAHQLKFSSRLLKLAVITNEKE; encoded by the coding sequence ATGCATAAAATAAAAAAAATATTCATTTCGGCCGGTATCTGTCCGATTCTGTTATCTCTGGCATGGGGAACAGTCCGGTCACAGAATGTTGAAGAGTATACGGTCAAAGCCGCCTTTGTTTACAATTTCACAAAACTTATTCAATGGCCCGAAACCACTTTTCACAGTGACGGGGACAACTTTAAAATAGCGGTGTTCGGTGATAAATACCTCAAGGCGTACTTTAATGCCATTGATGGAAAGGCCATTGCCGGGCGTATCATATCCATCCAGTACCCTGACCCCAACGCCGAAAATTATAAAAAAGATTATGAAAAAGCCCTGGCCGAAAGTCAGATTATATTTATCAGCAGACATACCCGCTTGGAACAAGTCTTACGAATTTTAAACGATATTGGGGACAGACCCGTTCTCACCATTGGTGAAGATAAAAATTTCAGCCGGGCCGGAGGTATCATTCAGTTTTTCACAAGAAATGATCATCTCCATTTTGAGGTGAATATTAAAACCGCCACGGCACACCAGCTCAAATTCAGTTCCAGACTGCTTAAACTGGCTGTCATTACAAATGAAAAAGAATAA
- a CDS encoding ATP-binding protein yields MKKNKIKKTLNYSTVSIRTKLILTLGFAALLALFMMAGSMVAYETYNARNNLVDELVSMADLVSLNASVAMMFNDRDAATEDLTALAAKQGIIGAILYDTQGAVYANFSKGSTANSILADEARKLCKAGISPVEMIADQKKISGFAKGHAHVILPVIFKGNFLGAIHLIDDMQQLKTRLYVYYLIVAGIVAITLAVVLILSSKMQSIFTRPLFAVIDSMGQVTREKDYRVRVKKYSDDEFGVLVEQFNQMIEEIQARDQELHAYSASLESRVKQRTLDLTRAKEELESTVIHLETAQKKAEEASLVKSQFLANMSHEIRTPMNGIIGMTEILLSSPLSKEQRKFAGNIQKSALSLLEIINDILDFSKIEAGKLEVESIAFDLGSLLTDTKTLLLSAAKDKNLSLTVDIQKGTHLSLVGDPTRIRQVLINLAGNALKFTEQGGVTIMVSTSGPQDSPFQNFAGQGAWVDLTISIKDTGIGIPPEKQELLFTPFSQTDASFTRKYGGTGLGLAISSDLVSLMGGTIRCSSSPGQGSTFSFVLPLKKAGQIVTQVPDTPRADQPAKIDKLNLHVLVAEDNLTNQEIFSTMLKTFGCRVDIAGTGIDATDKFMSLKPDIILMDCQMPKMDGFQASREIRKQEEDLGIHTPIIAITAQTMTDNQDNFRKAGMDDFLTKPFMMEDLLMVLKKWGPILNMSGCDTGQTAHHTRTT; encoded by the coding sequence ATGAAAAAGAATAAAATAAAAAAAACATTAAATTACAGCACTGTTTCCATCAGAACGAAGCTGATTCTGACCCTTGGATTTGCGGCATTGCTGGCCCTTTTCATGATGGCCGGTTCCATGGTGGCCTATGAAACCTATAATGCCAGGAACAATCTGGTGGATGAACTTGTATCCATGGCAGACCTGGTATCGTTGAACGCCTCTGTTGCCATGATGTTCAATGACCGGGACGCGGCAACGGAGGACCTGACCGCCCTGGCAGCAAAACAGGGCATTATCGGCGCAATTCTTTACGACACCCAGGGTGCCGTCTATGCAAATTTTTCAAAGGGCTCAACAGCCAATTCCATACTGGCAGATGAAGCCAGAAAGCTATGCAAAGCAGGAATCTCTCCAGTTGAGATGATAGCTGACCAGAAAAAGATCAGCGGATTTGCAAAGGGTCATGCCCATGTGATCCTCCCGGTCATTTTTAAAGGCAACTTTTTAGGTGCCATTCATCTGATTGATGATATGCAGCAACTGAAAACAAGGCTGTATGTTTATTACCTGATTGTTGCCGGCATTGTTGCCATCACCCTGGCAGTGGTCCTGATTTTATCTTCCAAGATGCAGTCCATATTCACCCGGCCTTTATTTGCTGTCATCGATTCCATGGGGCAGGTGACCCGGGAAAAAGATTACCGGGTCAGGGTAAAAAAATACAGTGATGATGAATTCGGTGTGCTTGTTGAGCAGTTTAACCAGATGATTGAAGAGATTCAGGCCCGGGACCAGGAGCTTCATGCATACAGTGCCAGCCTTGAATCCAGGGTCAAACAAAGAACCCTGGATTTGACCCGGGCCAAGGAAGAACTTGAATCCACGGTCATTCATCTGGAAACGGCCCAGAAAAAAGCTGAAGAGGCAAGCCTTGTAAAGTCCCAGTTTCTTGCCAACATGAGTCATGAAATCAGAACGCCCATGAACGGAATTATCGGTATGACCGAAATCCTTCTTTCTTCGCCACTTTCCAAAGAACAAAGAAAATTTGCAGGCAATATTCAGAAATCAGCCCTGTCACTGTTAGAGATCATCAACGACATTTTGGATTTCTCCAAAATTGAAGCGGGAAAACTTGAAGTGGAATCCATTGCCTTTGATTTAGGCAGCTTGTTGACGGACACTAAAACCCTTTTATTGTCAGCGGCCAAGGATAAAAATCTCAGCCTGACTGTTGATATTCAAAAGGGGACACACCTTTCCCTGGTGGGAGACCCCACAAGAATCAGGCAGGTTCTGATCAATCTTGCGGGCAATGCCCTGAAATTTACAGAACAAGGCGGAGTCACCATCATGGTGTCCACATCCGGACCCCAGGACAGTCCATTTCAAAATTTTGCCGGCCAGGGGGCCTGGGTTGACCTCACCATTTCCATCAAGGACACCGGTATCGGCATCCCACCTGAAAAACAAGAACTTTTATTCACGCCCTTTTCCCAGACCGACGCCTCTTTTACGCGCAAGTACGGGGGTACCGGACTTGGCCTTGCCATTTCATCGGACCTGGTGTCACTTATGGGAGGCACCATCAGATGCAGCAGTTCACCGGGGCAGGGAAGCACATTCTCCTTTGTTCTTCCGTTAAAAAAGGCCGGACAAATTGTTACCCAGGTGCCTGACACACCCCGTGCTGACCAGCCTGCTAAAATTGATAAGCTCAATCTGCATGTCCTGGTAGCCGAAGACAATCTCACCAATCAGGAAATTTTTTCAACCATGCTCAAGACGTTTGGGTGCAGGGTGGATATTGCCGGCACAGGTATTGATGCCACAGATAAATTCATGTCTCTAAAACCGGACATAATCCTCATGGACTGCCAGATGCCGAAGATGGATGGTTTCCAGGCCAGCCGGGAGATCAGAAAACAGGAAGAGGACCTAGGCATCCATACCCCCATCATAGCCATCACCGCCCAGACCATGACCGATAACCAGGATAATTTCCGGAAAGCAGGTATGGACGATTTTCTGACTAAGCCCTTTATGATGGAAGATCTTCTGATGGTATTGAAAAAATGGGGGCCTATCCTGAATATGTCCGGGTGTGACACCGGCCAGACAGCTCATCACACCCGCACCACCTAG
- a CDS encoding chemotaxis protein CheD — MQKTYLKSVEPFKREVNQVSIGIGEYFATGQKVVIHTVLGSCVAVCIYDPERKIGGMNHILMPSNPDINKYDASARYGINAMELLINAIMRLGGNRKAMVAKTFGGANMLMAVSQENAVGVKNVEFVVDFLREEKIKILARDFGGHDSRRIFFHVASGEVYLKRVRSMKSLLAAEQTKLNRIQEQLGEPGDITLFD; from the coding sequence TTGCAGAAGACTTACTTAAAAAGTGTCGAGCCCTTTAAGCGGGAGGTAAATCAGGTCTCCATTGGTATTGGAGAATATTTTGCCACAGGCCAGAAAGTTGTTATCCATACTGTTCTTGGTTCATGTGTGGCCGTTTGTATCTACGATCCGGAAAGGAAAATAGGCGGTATGAATCACATTCTTATGCCATCCAATCCAGATATTAATAAGTACGATGCCTCTGCCCGCTATGGCATCAATGCCATGGAATTGTTGATCAACGCCATCATGCGGCTGGGCGGAAATCGTAAAGCAATGGTTGCCAAAACCTTTGGCGGTGCAAATATGCTGATGGCTGTGTCCCAGGAAAATGCTGTGGGGGTAAAGAATGTGGAATTTGTGGTTGATTTTCTCAGGGAGGAAAAAATTAAAATTCTGGCCCGTGATTTTGGCGGTCATGATTCACGCAGAATATTTTTTCATGTTGCCTCGGGTGAGGTTTATCTAAAGCGGGTACGATCCATGAAATCTTTGCTGGCAGCCGAGCAGACCAAGCTGAACCGGATTCAGGAACAGCTGGGGGAGCCGGGGGATATTACGCTTTTCGACTAG
- a CDS encoding chemotaxis response regulator protein-glutamate methylesterase, protein MGKKIRVLVVDDSALVRNALSEVLTSDPEIEIMAMAQDPIVAVSKIRDEVPDVIILDVEMPRMDGITFLKRIMAQHPIPVIICSTLASQGSQAALAAMESGAVEVIEKPSLGTKKFFEESKIRICDTVKAAAMVKVSVRKHANPLKVSPKLTADAILPAPPCKAVDKTTETVIAVGASTGGTEALKVLFESLPPDTPGIVVVQHMPANFTKAFANRLDKTCLVSVKEAENNDAVLRGQVLIAPGNQHMLLKRNGDQYYVEVREGPLVSRHRPSVDVLFRSAARYAGKNALGVIMTGMGDDGAKGMLEMKQAGAYTIAQDEESCVVFGMPKEAIKLDAVDSILPLEKIAEDLLKKCRAL, encoded by the coding sequence ATGGGGAAAAAAATTAGAGTCCTTGTTGTCGATGATTCCGCACTGGTCCGTAATGCATTGTCCGAGGTGCTGACTTCTGATCCGGAGATTGAGATCATGGCAATGGCCCAGGATCCCATCGTTGCGGTGTCAAAGATCCGCGATGAAGTTCCGGATGTCATTATTCTGGATGTTGAAATGCCGCGCATGGATGGGATTACGTTTTTGAAAAGAATTATGGCCCAGCATCCCATCCCTGTTATCATCTGCTCAACCCTGGCCAGCCAGGGGAGCCAGGCCGCATTGGCAGCCATGGAAAGCGGTGCTGTGGAGGTGATAGAAAAACCAAGCCTGGGTACAAAAAAGTTTTTTGAAGAATCAAAAATCAGGATCTGTGATACGGTTAAGGCGGCAGCCATGGTCAAGGTTTCGGTGCGAAAACATGCGAACCCCTTGAAAGTGTCTCCCAAACTGACCGCAGATGCCATTTTACCGGCCCCCCCCTGCAAGGCCGTGGACAAAACCACGGAAACAGTCATTGCCGTTGGTGCGTCAACAGGAGGGACCGAAGCGTTGAAGGTTCTTTTTGAAAGTCTGCCCCCGGACACGCCCGGTATCGTTGTGGTCCAGCATATGCCTGCCAATTTTACCAAAGCCTTTGCCAACCGCCTGGATAAAACGTGTCTTGTTTCGGTCAAGGAGGCGGAAAATAACGACGCTGTTCTGCGTGGCCAGGTACTGATTGCCCCGGGAAATCAGCACATGCTGCTTAAAAGAAACGGCGACCAGTATTATGTTGAGGTCCGGGAAGGCCCGCTGGTGTCCCGTCATCGACCTTCTGTGGATGTCCTTTTTCGTTCGGCTGCCCGGTATGCCGGGAAAAATGCCCTGGGCGTCATCATGACCGGGATGGGTGATGACGGCGCCAAAGGGATGTTGGAAATGAAGCAGGCCGGGGCCTATACCATTGCCCAGGATGAAGAGTCCTGTGTGGTGTTCGGTATGCCCAAGGAAGCCATAAAACTGGATGCTGTGGACAGCATCCTGCCCCTGGAGAAAATTGCAGAAGACTTACTTAAAAAGTGTCGAGCCCTTTAA
- a CDS encoding protein-glutamate O-methyltransferase: MNFSSQPLLAMEDFRRLGDYIHTELGIKMPDAKRGMIESRLRKRLNALNISSYEEYCDYLFSPGGQKHELPFFINQVTTNKTDFFRESRQFVFLEKQALPELLSSFPPGGRKKLNVWSSACSSGHEPYTLAMVLAEYAEQNKNIDFSILGTDISTGVLDVAYKAVYAHDEIEPVPMALRKKYLLRSKDRDKNTVRIVPQLRSKTRFRRLNLMDKRYTSIEQMDIIFCRNVMIYFERQTQNRILHKLLYHLKPGGFLFMGHSEIIPYTEFALKPVQTTIYQKVGNGKILKT; the protein is encoded by the coding sequence ATGAATTTTTCATCCCAACCCCTCCTGGCCATGGAAGATTTCAGGCGATTGGGCGATTATATCCACACGGAACTTGGTATCAAGATGCCTGACGCCAAGCGCGGAATGATTGAGTCACGTCTGCGTAAACGTTTAAATGCCCTGAATATATCTTCCTATGAAGAATATTGTGATTACCTGTTCAGCCCCGGGGGACAAAAACATGAACTGCCTTTCTTTATCAATCAGGTGACAACCAATAAAACCGATTTTTTCAGGGAATCCAGGCAATTTGTTTTTCTGGAGAAACAGGCATTACCCGAGCTGCTTTCTTCCTTCCCCCCAGGCGGCCGCAAAAAACTCAATGTATGGAGTTCTGCCTGCTCCAGTGGACATGAGCCCTACACACTGGCCATGGTGCTGGCTGAATATGCAGAGCAAAATAAGAATATAGATTTTTCTATTTTAGGTACAGATATCTCCACAGGCGTGTTGGATGTTGCATATAAAGCAGTTTATGCCCATGACGAGATTGAACCGGTGCCCATGGCGCTGAGAAAAAAATATCTTCTGCGAAGCAAGGACCGGGATAAAAATACCGTCAGAATTGTACCTCAGCTTCGGTCCAAGACCAGGTTCCGGCGCTTGAATCTGATGGATAAACGATATACCTCCATTGAGCAGATGGATATTATATTCTGCAGGAACGTTATGATTTATTTTGAAAGGCAGACCCAGAATCGGATTTTGCATAAACTGTTATACCATCTGAAGCCGGGGGGCTTTCTTTTCATGGGGCATTCAGAAATAATTCCGTACACCGAGTTTGCCCTGAAGCCAGTTCAAACGACTATTTATCAAAAAGTGGGCAATGGCAAAATACTAAAGACGTAG
- a CDS encoding chemotaxis protein CheW gives MSVQDITQTSQYLTFKLDNEIYAMDITTVREVLDIIQITKVPRMPDFMCGVINLRGSVVPVVDLRTKFGLKKEPSLKETCIVIIEVVLDGEETVLGILVDSVQEVISLEPEQIDPPPRIGTRLKTEFIRGMGKKDMDFIIILETTKVFSAEELAIVQTADDMPLPETSEGTDAEGKKDVQA, from the coding sequence ATGAGTGTGCAGGACATCACCCAGACAAGCCAGTATCTGACATTTAAGCTGGATAATGAAATTTATGCCATGGACATCACAACGGTCCGTGAGGTCCTTGATATCATTCAGATAACCAAAGTGCCCAGAATGCCGGACTTCATGTGCGGGGTCATCAACCTGAGAGGCAGCGTGGTGCCGGTTGTGGACTTGAGAACTAAATTCGGTCTTAAAAAGGAACCATCCTTGAAGGAAACGTGCATAGTTATTATAGAGGTGGTTCTTGATGGCGAAGAGACCGTTCTTGGTATCCTGGTTGATTCTGTTCAGGAGGTCATAAGTCTTGAGCCCGAACAGATTGATCCCCCACCCAGAATCGGTACCCGGCTCAAAACGGAATTTATCAGGGGTATGGGGAAAAAGGATATGGACTTTATTATCATCCTTGAAACCACAAAGGTTTTTTCCGCCGAAGAGCTTGCCATTGTCCAGACTGCTGATGACATGCCCCTGCCTGAAACATCCGAAGGTACAGATGCCGAGGGAAAAAAAGATGTTCAGGCATAG
- a CDS encoding chemotaxis protein CheA has product MNESNRFIEEFCHEAEELLSGVEDAVLDIEENPGDPEAVNRLFRAMHTIKGSGAMFGFDAISEFTHHVETALDHVRSGTIPVTKTLIDLILVSRDRITAMLAEANSGGPPVDPGEGEQIIASLKALLSSHGGETSAEDISKTASKQEARHDIKDELGQAAVPAKPELQNEAIYRIRFSPGSDIFSTGMDPVMLLYDLADMGESRVVAQTEKVPDLEHLSAESCYLSWDIILTTTESANSIRDVFIFVEDGAKIEIETVEEKVISSEDVPAPRLGDILVERGDIDRKTIDEESDTQKKIGERLVESGALSRQKLKSALEEQKVVSKMQKSSVASTVRVPSDRLDKLINLVGELVITQARLTQVASNRDDTDLGESVEEIERLTGELRDSVLNIRMMPIGTTFNKFRRLVRDLSSQLNKEIDLITRGAETELDKIVLERLDDPLVHLIRNSLDHGVEPPEIRKERGKPPKGTIILSASHKGTNVVITIEDDGAGLNVDIIRKKAVERGLIPENAELSDKKIFAQIFAPGFSTSKEVTNLSGRGVGMDVVKRTIESLRGRIDIDSIPGKGTKVTLILPLTLAIINGLLVTIDDDFFVLPLMSVEECVEIKSREIEIISGRNILNVRGEMVPYIRLRDRFRMGDRRPDVEHIVIADVNNSRIGFVVDHVIGGHQTVIKPLGPAFKGIKDISGATILGNGTVALILDTNVLLESA; this is encoded by the coding sequence ATGAATGAATCCAACAGATTCATTGAAGAATTCTGCCATGAAGCAGAAGAGCTTCTATCCGGTGTTGAAGATGCGGTTCTGGATATTGAAGAAAATCCCGGGGACCCGGAGGCGGTAAACAGGCTGTTTCGCGCCATGCATACCATTAAGGGCTCCGGTGCCATGTTCGGATTTGATGCCATTTCCGAATTTACCCATCATGTTGAAACGGCTCTGGATCATGTTCGAAGCGGAACAATTCCAGTTACCAAAACTCTTATTGACCTGATTCTGGTATCACGGGATCGCATTACGGCCATGCTGGCCGAAGCCAACAGTGGCGGCCCGCCGGTGGATCCCGGGGAAGGTGAGCAGATCATTGCCTCTCTCAAGGCCCTGCTCAGTTCCCATGGCGGTGAAACCTCTGCTGAAGACATTTCAAAAACAGCATCGAAACAGGAGGCAAGGCATGACATTAAAGATGAGCTAGGACAAGCTGCTGTACCGGCCAAGCCTGAATTGCAGAACGAAGCGATTTATCGTATCCGGTTTTCGCCTGGATCTGATATCTTTTCCACCGGCATGGACCCGGTCATGCTGCTTTATGACCTTGCTGATATGGGCGAGAGCCGTGTTGTCGCCCAGACGGAAAAAGTACCGGACCTGGAACATCTTTCTGCAGAATCATGTTATCTTTCCTGGGATATAATTTTGACCACCACCGAGAGCGCTAATTCAATCAGGGATGTTTTTATCTTTGTGGAGGATGGCGCCAAAATTGAAATTGAAACCGTTGAGGAAAAGGTGATTTCGTCCGAGGATGTGCCTGCACCACGGTTGGGCGATATCCTTGTTGAGCGGGGCGATATTGACCGAAAAACAATTGACGAGGAATCCGATACCCAGAAAAAAATTGGTGAGAGGCTGGTGGAATCCGGTGCGCTTTCCAGGCAAAAGCTCAAATCTGCGTTAGAGGAGCAGAAAGTTGTCAGCAAGATGCAGAAATCTTCTGTGGCATCAACCGTACGTGTGCCGTCTGACAGGCTTGACAAGCTGATCAATCTGGTGGGTGAATTGGTTATTACCCAGGCCCGGCTGACCCAGGTGGCGTCAAACAGGGATGATACGGATTTGGGAGAATCCGTAGAGGAGATTGAACGTCTGACCGGTGAGCTTCGTGACAGTGTGCTCAATATCAGGATGATGCCCATTGGCACCACATTCAACAAATTTCGGCGCCTGGTGAGGGATTTGTCTTCCCAACTCAACAAGGAGATTGATCTTATTACCAGGGGCGCTGAAACAGAACTTGATAAAATTGTCCTTGAACGCCTTGATGATCCTTTGGTGCATCTGATCCGCAACAGCCTTGATCATGGCGTGGAGCCCCCTGAGATTAGAAAAGAGAGGGGCAAACCCCCAAAAGGGACCATTATCCTGTCTGCCAGTCACAAGGGAACCAATGTGGTTATTACCATTGAGGATGACGGGGCAGGGCTCAATGTCGATATTATCAGGAAAAAAGCTGTGGAGAGAGGGTTGATCCCTGAAAATGCCGAATTATCCGATAAAAAAATATTTGCCCAGATATTTGCCCCCGGTTTTTCAACCTCCAAGGAGGTCACAAATTTATCCGGTCGCGGTGTAGGCATGGATGTGGTTAAAAGAACCATTGAATCTTTGCGGGGACGCATTGATATTGACAGCATACCCGGCAAAGGCACCAAGGTCACCCTTATTCTTCCTTTAACCCTTGCCATTATCAACGGGCTGCTGGTTACCATTGACGATGATTTTTTTGTACTGCCTTTAATGTCTGTTGAGGAGTGTGTGGAGATTAAAAGCAGGGAGATAGAGATAATCAGCGGCAGGAACATTCTCAATGTTCGCGGCGAAATGGTGCCTTATATCCGCCTCAGGGACCGGTTTCGCATGGGAGACCGTCGTCCGGATGTGGAACATATCGTTATTGCGGATGTGAATAACAGTCGTATCGGTTTCGTTGTGGACCATGTGATCGGGGGGCATCAGACAGTGATAAAACCTTTGGGACCTGCCTTTAAGGGTATCAAAGATATATCCGGGGCTACGATTTTGGGGAACGGCACCGTGGCTTTGATTTTGGATACTAATGTTCTTCTTGAAAGCGCATAA
- a CDS encoding response regulator, translated as MAKVIMTADDSTSIRQMVSFTLGQAGYEVVEAVDGQDAADKLAGIHVDMLLADLNMPNKNGLELIEWVRSIPKFKFMPIIMLTTESQMEMKQKGKAAGATGWIVKPFKPEQLLAVIKKVLR; from the coding sequence ATGGCAAAGGTTATTATGACAGCAGATGATTCGACCAGTATACGACAGATGGTCAGTTTTACATTGGGCCAGGCCGGCTATGAAGTTGTTGAAGCTGTGGATGGGCAGGATGCGGCGGATAAACTTGCCGGCATCCATGTTGACATGCTGTTGGCCGATTTGAATATGCCCAACAAGAATGGATTGGAGTTGATTGAATGGGTTCGGTCCATACCTAAATTTAAATTTATGCCGATTATCATGTTGACAACAGAATCCCAGATGGAAATGAAACAAAAAGGCAAGGCTGCCGGTGCCACGGGGTGGATTGTGAAACCGTTTAAGCCGGAGCAGCTACTTGCCGTAATAAAAAAAGTTCTTCGTTAA
- a CDS encoding STAS domain-containing protein has translation MVSENQDKDGNLVMKIEGSLSAYEVGALKERLLTGFSDHQGIILDINGVTECDTLGIQLLLSARKTAEKLNKSFNLTGNSPALQDMLIGVGLEAEDFPCFLKEA, from the coding sequence ATGGTTTCCGAGAATCAGGATAAGGACGGCAACCTGGTGATGAAAATCGAAGGATCTTTATCTGCCTACGAAGTGGGGGCGCTCAAAGAACGTTTGTTGACAGGATTTTCAGATCATCAAGGGATTATTTTGGATATTAATGGCGTAACCGAGTGCGACACCCTGGGAATTCAGCTTCTTTTGTCCGCCAGAAAAACAGCTGAAAAGTTGAATAAATCATTTAATCTCACAGGAAACTCTCCCGCGCTCCAGGATATGCTGATCGGGGTGGGACTGGAAGCAGAAGATTTCCCCTGTTTTTTGAAGGAGGCTTAA